A genomic segment from Lignipirellula cremea encodes:
- the dxr gene encoding 1-deoxy-D-xylulose-5-phosphate reductoisomerase codes for MSSPVSHVAVLGSTGSIGRSTLEVIASSAGTLKAVGLSANSRCAELIQQAQSTQPAWVVAADVEAAERCDWSQLPANVKRHIGIDAIEDLVTGDEVDVVLAAIVGSAGLRGAWAALEAGKTLALANKETLVTAGPLVTKLAAQRGATILPVDSEHSAIFQAMQAGRRSEVRRVILTASGGPFRGHTHAQLQSVTREEALSHPTWEMGPKISIDSATMMNKALEIIEARWLFGLEADQIDVVVHPQSIVHSMVEFADGSVIAQLSPPDMKLPIQYALTWPERRACPAPRLDLTTAMQLTFEPPDFDRFPALAMGLEVARLGGTAGAVLNAANEAAVAGFLDGQLAFTEIAPACQAVLQNHHFDPHPTLEQVLRLDVWARQEIAKWVCA; via the coding sequence ATGTCGTCGCCTGTTAGTCACGTTGCCGTGCTGGGTTCCACGGGCAGTATCGGCCGCAGCACTTTAGAAGTGATTGCGTCGAGCGCGGGAACACTCAAAGCGGTCGGCCTGTCGGCCAATTCACGCTGCGCCGAACTTATCCAGCAGGCCCAGTCTACGCAGCCTGCGTGGGTTGTGGCGGCGGATGTCGAAGCCGCCGAGCGTTGCGACTGGTCGCAGTTGCCGGCGAATGTCAAACGCCACATCGGCATCGATGCGATCGAAGATCTCGTCACGGGCGACGAAGTCGACGTGGTGCTGGCGGCGATTGTCGGCAGCGCCGGGTTACGCGGCGCCTGGGCCGCCCTGGAAGCGGGAAAAACGCTGGCTCTGGCCAATAAAGAGACGCTCGTCACCGCCGGCCCGCTGGTGACGAAACTGGCAGCCCAGCGGGGGGCGACAATCCTGCCGGTCGACAGCGAGCACAGCGCCATATTCCAGGCGATGCAAGCCGGCCGGCGCAGCGAAGTGCGGCGGGTTATTCTGACCGCCAGCGGCGGCCCCTTCCGCGGCCACACGCACGCGCAACTGCAGTCCGTCACGCGGGAGGAGGCGTTGTCGCATCCCACCTGGGAGATGGGACCGAAAATCTCGATCGATTCGGCCACCATGATGAACAAAGCGCTCGAAATTATCGAGGCGCGGTGGCTGTTCGGCCTGGAGGCCGACCAGATTGATGTCGTGGTGCACCCCCAATCGATAGTACACTCCATGGTGGAGTTCGCCGACGGTTCGGTCATCGCGCAGCTCAGTCCTCCCGACATGAAGCTGCCGATTCAATACGCATTGACCTGGCCGGAACGGCGGGCCTGTCCGGCTCCGCGGCTGGATCTGACCACGGCGATGCAGTTGACTTTCGAGCCGCCGGACTTTGATCGCTTTCCCGCGCTCGCCATGGGCCTGGAAGTCGCCCGCCTGGGCGGCACCGCGGGAGCCGTACTGAATGCCGCCAATGAAGCGGCCGTCGCAGGATTTCTCGACGGCCAGTTAGCCTTTACTGAAATCGCACCCGCCTGCCAGGCGGTGCTGCAGAACCATCATTTCGACCCTCACCCGACGCTTGAGCAAGTGCTGCGGCTCGACGTTTGGGCGCGTCAGGAGATTGCCAAGTGGGTATGTGCCTAA
- the ftsH gene encoding ATP-dependent zinc metalloprotease FtsH: MNDDNSSRRKGERTPGTQNFIWYALLAIVAVLLVVGVMLNANRRPLAYPDFERLVEHSKRDKNHQFVPWSEAETQLAPEGEKVRDGSILVTSDPTGDGKPGKVTRFSNLRDVRVDDRQIRGKVDLETLNPPGPPEDVKKGVDFVTYTNNSDKRASELTAKLGEYNIDWKFVEGPTVLWTYAPALIMTLLFVVLFLLMMRRLSGVGSPMQFGRSRGKLFAQEDLGVMFDDVAGIDEAVEEVREVVDFLRSPEKYHRLGGRIPKGVLLVGPPGTGKTLLAKAIAGEAGTPFFSLSGSDFVEMFVGVGAARVRDMFQQAEAKAPCIIFIDELDALGKTRGGSLVGGHDEREQTLNALLVEMDGFAPNTGVIVMAASNRPETLDPALMRPGRFDRHVMVDRPDVRGREEILKVHVKSVKLDPTVDLKGVAAITPGFVGADLANLVNEACLLAARNEKNSVGMKEFNEGVERVTAGLEKKQRIMNGDEKNRVAYHESGHALVAYSLPNTDPVHKVSIIPRGMAALGYTMQRPDEDRYLMTQCELESRIQVLLAGTVAEEIIYTDISTGAQNDLERATNIARAMVMDFGMSRMGRVNYRESNRSPFLANGQSEERTRGYSENTSRQIDQEVKRIIDEGIESVRHILDARRAALEALTQRLIEVESIDADELKEIIEENSTGPLVVPGTMENRPRNHYSRHQQPEQDEPPQEAGGAS; this comes from the coding sequence ATGAACGACGACAACTCTTCTCGTCGCAAAGGCGAACGGACTCCCGGCACACAGAACTTTATCTGGTATGCCTTGCTGGCGATTGTGGCGGTGCTGCTGGTCGTTGGCGTCATGCTCAACGCCAACCGCCGGCCCCTGGCTTACCCCGACTTTGAGCGGCTGGTCGAGCATAGCAAACGAGACAAAAACCACCAGTTTGTCCCCTGGTCCGAAGCCGAGACCCAACTGGCCCCTGAGGGAGAAAAGGTCCGCGACGGCTCGATCCTGGTTACCTCGGATCCAACCGGCGACGGCAAACCGGGCAAGGTGACCCGCTTCAGCAATCTGCGCGATGTCCGCGTCGACGACCGCCAGATCCGCGGCAAAGTTGATCTGGAAACGCTCAATCCGCCGGGCCCGCCCGAGGATGTGAAAAAAGGGGTCGACTTCGTCACCTACACCAACAACTCCGACAAGCGCGCCTCGGAGCTGACCGCCAAACTGGGCGAGTACAACATCGACTGGAAGTTTGTCGAAGGGCCGACCGTGCTATGGACGTACGCCCCCGCCCTGATCATGACGCTGCTGTTTGTGGTGCTGTTCCTGCTGATGATGCGACGCCTGAGCGGAGTGGGCTCGCCCATGCAGTTCGGCCGCAGCCGCGGCAAGCTCTTCGCCCAGGAAGATCTGGGCGTCATGTTTGACGACGTCGCTGGCATCGACGAAGCCGTCGAAGAAGTCCGCGAGGTCGTCGACTTTCTCCGTTCGCCGGAAAAGTACCATCGCCTGGGCGGACGCATCCCCAAAGGCGTGCTGCTGGTCGGTCCTCCCGGAACCGGGAAAACGCTGCTGGCCAAAGCGATCGCCGGCGAAGCGGGGACCCCGTTCTTTAGCCTGTCAGGCAGTGACTTTGTCGAAATGTTCGTCGGCGTCGGCGCCGCCCGAGTCCGCGATATGTTCCAGCAGGCGGAAGCCAAAGCGCCCTGTATCATCTTTATCGACGAACTCGACGCGCTCGGCAAAACCCGCGGCGGCAGCCTGGTCGGCGGGCACGATGAACGGGAGCAAACGCTCAATGCCTTGCTGGTCGAGATGGACGGCTTCGCCCCGAACACCGGCGTGATCGTAATGGCGGCCTCGAACCGGCCGGAAACACTTGACCCCGCGCTCATGCGGCCCGGTCGTTTTGATCGCCATGTGATGGTCGATCGGCCCGATGTCCGTGGGCGGGAAGAGATTCTCAAGGTGCATGTGAAGTCGGTCAAACTGGATCCGACCGTCGACCTGAAAGGGGTCGCCGCCATTACGCCCGGTTTTGTCGGCGCGGACCTGGCCAACCTGGTGAACGAAGCCTGCCTGCTGGCCGCCCGGAACGAGAAGAACTCCGTCGGCATGAAGGAGTTCAACGAAGGGGTGGAGCGGGTTACGGCCGGTCTGGAAAAGAAGCAGCGGATCATGAACGGCGACGAAAAGAACCGCGTCGCGTATCACGAATCGGGCCACGCCCTGGTGGCGTACAGCCTGCCGAACACCGATCCGGTGCACAAGGTTTCCATCATTCCCCGCGGCATGGCGGCGCTCGGTTACACCATGCAGCGGCCCGATGAAGACCGTTACCTGATGACCCAGTGCGAGCTGGAAAGTCGGATTCAGGTGCTGCTGGCCGGCACGGTCGCAGAAGAGATCATCTATACCGATATCTCCACTGGCGCCCAGAACGACCTGGAAAGGGCCACCAACATCGCCCGGGCCATGGTGATGGACTTCGGCATGAGCCGGATGGGCCGGGTCAACTACCGCGAGTCCAACCGCTCCCCCTTCCTGGCGAACGGTCAAAGCGAAGAACGGACCCGCGGCTACAGCGAGAACACCTCGCGGCAGATCGACCAGGAAGTCAAACGCATTATCGATGAAGGGATCGAAAGCGTGCGGCACATTCTGGACGCCCGGCGAGCCGCCCTCGAGGCGCTGACCCAGCGGCTGATTGAAGTCGAATCGATCGACGCCGACGAGTTGAAAGAGATCATCGAAGAGAACTCCACCGGCCCGCTGGTCGTGCCCGGCACGATGGAAAACCGTCCGCGGAATCATTACTCCCGGCACCAGCAGCCCGAGCAGGACGAACCGCCGCAGGAAGCCGGCGGCGCCAGTTAA
- a CDS encoding YciI family protein — translation MTKYLISFPASAMDISEEDMPAVGEAARAAIREAKDAGVYVFGGGINEDVAPRMVAADGAVTNETYPQTREFNGGFCVLELPSREAAVQWAAKIAKACRCSQELREFGYDPES, via the coding sequence ATGACGAAGTACCTGATCTCCTTCCCCGCATCGGCGATGGATATCTCCGAAGAAGACATGCCTGCTGTCGGCGAAGCGGCTCGCGCGGCCATCCGTGAGGCGAAGGACGCCGGCGTCTATGTGTTCGGCGGGGGAATCAACGAGGATGTCGCGCCGCGGATGGTCGCCGCCGACGGCGCCGTCACGAACGAGACCTACCCGCAGACCAGGGAGTTCAACGGCGGCTTCTGTGTCCTGGAGCTCCCGTCGCGCGAAGCCGCCGTCCAATGGGCCGCGAAGATCGCCAAAGCCTGCCGTTGCTCGCAGGAACTCCGCGAGTTCGGATACGACCCCGAGAGCTGA
- a CDS encoding ISAs1 family transposase, with protein sequence MMTEIQFDNVDSILTSFGELTDPRSHINRLHLFGDLLVISIMAVIAGADGPQAIGIWAKHHQTWLKKHLVLPHGVPSHDTFGRLLGLLKPAAFQKCFEAWIRSIAPLDKETDLNQIAIDGKVLKRSHDRKRKLGPLWLVSAWSVDRSLSLGQLATDEKSNEITAIPELLENIEVQGAVVTIDAAGCQREIARKIIDGHGDYLLALKGNQGKLYEAVTDYILLHMENDFADIPARRFTETLHGHGRVDEITYYQMPVPKDLVNREKWPGLKTIGVAIRQSESGSKTSSDARFYIGSIALGVKKFARYVRGHWAIENTLHWCLDVTFREDENRVRERTTADNLAWLKRFALSMLKQQDDKYSIAMRRRVAGWDLDYLAKILGIPVL encoded by the coding sequence ATGATGACAGAAATTCAGTTCGATAATGTCGACTCGATCCTGACAAGTTTCGGCGAACTCACCGACCCCCGTTCGCATATCAACAGGCTCCATCTCTTCGGCGATCTGCTGGTCATTTCGATCATGGCAGTCATCGCTGGCGCGGATGGGCCGCAGGCGATCGGAATCTGGGCGAAGCACCATCAAACCTGGTTGAAAAAACACCTGGTGTTGCCCCATGGCGTCCCCTCGCACGACACGTTCGGACGCCTGCTTGGCCTGCTGAAACCGGCGGCCTTTCAGAAGTGTTTTGAAGCCTGGATTCGGTCGATCGCGCCGCTTGATAAAGAGACCGACTTGAATCAAATTGCGATCGACGGCAAGGTCCTCAAGCGTAGCCACGATCGCAAACGCAAGCTGGGGCCGTTGTGGCTTGTCAGCGCCTGGTCGGTCGATCGTTCGCTCAGTCTGGGACAGCTGGCCACGGACGAAAAATCGAACGAAATCACGGCGATTCCCGAGCTTTTGGAGAATATCGAGGTCCAGGGAGCTGTGGTCACCATCGACGCCGCCGGCTGTCAACGCGAGATCGCCAGGAAGATCATCGACGGCCACGGCGACTACCTTCTGGCGCTCAAGGGGAATCAAGGAAAACTTTACGAAGCGGTGACAGACTACATCCTCCTGCACATGGAAAACGACTTCGCAGATATCCCGGCAAGACGCTTCACGGAAACGCTCCACGGCCACGGACGCGTCGACGAAATCACCTACTATCAGATGCCTGTTCCGAAGGATCTGGTGAACCGGGAAAAGTGGCCGGGATTGAAAACGATTGGCGTCGCGATTCGGCAAAGCGAGAGCGGTTCGAAGACTTCGAGTGATGCTCGCTTCTACATCGGCTCGATCGCCCTGGGGGTCAAGAAATTCGCCCGTTATGTGCGTGGCCATTGGGCGATCGAGAATACGCTTCACTGGTGCCTGGATGTGACGTTTCGTGAGGACGAAAATCGGGTGCGTGAGCGGACGACCGCGGACAATCTGGCGTGGCTGAAACGCTTCGCCCTGAGCATGCTCAAGCAGCAAGATGACAAGTACAGCATCGCCATGCGTCGCCGCGTCGCCGGCTGGGACCTCGACTACCTCGCCAAAATCCTCGGAATTCCCGTACTATAG
- a CDS encoding Yip1 family protein: protein MQRDDEWNPSENPYATPRSLAYESKPGAGAEHSEQELKPFRTIWTRPRETVRRIIAVNPELHVVLLACLAGIGETLDRASMRNLGDKMPLAAILGVALVFGPLGGLLSLWVGSHLIRLSGNWMGGAGNRESIKTAIAWASVPAVFALPLWIPAIAFFGSDMFTAATPRLDAQPVLWIPFVAIALVEIVLGVWGFVLLCNTIAEVQGFHSAWAGLGNLILAGALFFVPLLVIVFGVVFLLQA, encoded by the coding sequence ATGCAGCGCGACGACGAATGGAATCCGTCCGAGAATCCCTACGCCACGCCGCGGTCGCTGGCCTATGAGTCAAAACCAGGCGCCGGTGCTGAGCATTCAGAACAGGAACTGAAACCCTTTCGAACGATCTGGACCCGTCCTCGTGAGACCGTTCGCAGGATCATCGCAGTCAACCCTGAACTTCACGTTGTGCTGCTGGCGTGCCTTGCCGGAATCGGCGAAACGCTTGATCGGGCGTCGATGCGCAACCTTGGCGATAAAATGCCGCTGGCGGCCATCCTGGGAGTCGCGTTGGTGTTTGGCCCCCTGGGAGGTCTGCTCAGCCTCTGGGTTGGATCCCATTTGATCCGATTGTCGGGCAATTGGATGGGAGGCGCCGGCAATCGAGAAAGCATCAAGACGGCGATCGCCTGGGCTTCAGTGCCTGCGGTTTTCGCCTTGCCGCTATGGATTCCGGCGATTGCATTTTTTGGTTCTGACATGTTCACCGCGGCGACCCCACGACTGGACGCCCAGCCCGTGTTATGGATTCCGTTTGTCGCGATCGCTCTCGTGGAGATCGTTCTGGGAGTGTGGGGATTTGTGCTGCTTTGCAACACGATCGCAGAAGTTCAGGGTTTCCACTCCGCGTGGGCCGGACTTGGCAACCTGATACTTGCAGGCGCCCTGTTTTTCGTGCCGTTGCTCGTCATTGTGTTCGGTGTGGTCTTTCTGTTACAGGCCTGA
- a CDS encoding transaldolase family protein, which yields MTSPLQSLIASGTKLWLDSVDPDLVQTNRALGATGATSNPIIVADLLKTGRFDDKLNQFITDGLDDTAIAWSMTDHLVRSAQAVFQPVWEETAGNDGYVSFELDPLLEDPQQGPPHEERVRTYIESGLRWAQGHTNRMIKVPATPAGLDALEELVAGGVTVNVTLIFTDRQYALARDAVWRGAQRRSDLKQFKSVYSIFVSRIDVYTEKHVSQLTDAAQGQVGIVNAKRIWAHNADFWKDKNAPLAQEMIFASTGVKKEGDPAWKYVAALAGSDIQTNPPATNEAVEKSGRTFDRQVDHYPPSEVLSDIDAHVDFAQLEQVLMEEGLKKFADPQKALLALIAEKRAALTAAK from the coding sequence ATGACTTCCCCACTGCAATCACTGATCGCTTCGGGCACCAAATTGTGGCTCGACTCGGTCGATCCGGATCTGGTCCAGACCAACCGCGCCCTCGGCGCTACCGGCGCCACTTCTAACCCGATTATCGTCGCCGACCTGCTCAAGACGGGCCGCTTCGACGACAAACTCAACCAGTTTATCACCGACGGCCTGGATGACACGGCGATTGCCTGGAGCATGACCGATCATCTCGTTCGCAGCGCCCAGGCGGTCTTCCAGCCGGTCTGGGAGGAAACCGCCGGCAACGACGGCTATGTCAGCTTTGAGCTGGACCCGCTGCTGGAAGATCCCCAGCAGGGCCCCCCGCACGAAGAACGCGTCCGCACCTATATCGAAAGCGGACTCCGTTGGGCGCAGGGCCACACGAACCGCATGATCAAAGTCCCGGCCACGCCGGCCGGTCTCGACGCCCTGGAAGAACTCGTCGCCGGCGGGGTCACCGTGAACGTCACGCTGATTTTCACCGATCGGCAGTACGCGCTGGCCCGCGACGCCGTGTGGCGCGGCGCTCAGCGTCGGTCGGATCTGAAACAGTTCAAAAGCGTGTACAGCATTTTCGTGTCGCGAATTGACGTCTACACCGAGAAGCACGTCTCGCAGTTGACCGACGCCGCGCAGGGGCAAGTCGGCATTGTGAACGCCAAACGGATCTGGGCCCACAACGCCGATTTCTGGAAAGACAAAAACGCCCCGTTAGCGCAAGAGATGATCTTCGCCAGCACCGGCGTCAAAAAGGAAGGCGACCCGGCCTGGAAATATGTCGCCGCGTTGGCTGGCAGCGACATCCAAACAAACCCGCCGGCCACCAACGAAGCGGTGGAAAAGAGCGGCCGCACCTTCGATCGCCAGGTCGACCACTACCCGCCCAGTGAAGTGCTGTCGGATATCGATGCCCATGTCGACTTTGCACAGCTTGAACAGGTGCTGATGGAAGAAGGGCTGAAAAAGTTCGCCGATCCGCAAAAGGCGTTGCTCGCCCTGATCGCTGAGAAACGGGCCGCTTTAACGGCCGCCAAATAA
- a CDS encoding MoaD/ThiS family protein: protein MRVTVTLFAAAQEATGSSLLELELEDTATVADLRDALVLQSPALGPMMSHCLVAIDADYAADSTILSPDQEIALIPPVSGG from the coding sequence ATGCGAGTCACCGTGACCTTGTTCGCTGCCGCGCAGGAAGCGACCGGCAGTTCCCTGCTGGAACTGGAACTGGAGGACACGGCGACGGTCGCTGATCTGCGCGACGCGCTGGTGCTGCAGTCGCCCGCCCTGGGACCGATGATGTCGCACTGTCTGGTCGCAATCGACGCCGACTACGCGGCCGACAGCACGATCCTGTCGCCGGACCAGGAAATCGCCCTGATCCCGCCCGTCAGCGGCGGCTAA
- a CDS encoding CsbD family protein: MSQKTTSERQKFTDQHWKELHCDVKERWPQLSESELDMVGGDYQKLVALVHQRTGAAMDEIEQAMDKIVANHQGLLNRISATTQQVGQQVGAQAQRVGHQVAEIATHQVGEPIAQAYQQVQRATSDAPARSVALSFGAGFLVGVCAVALFSVQSPPPRHHAWWDMHR; the protein is encoded by the coding sequence ATGTCGCAAAAAACCACCTCAGAACGGCAGAAATTTACGGATCAGCATTGGAAAGAACTGCACTGCGATGTCAAGGAGCGCTGGCCGCAACTGTCGGAAAGCGAACTCGATATGGTAGGCGGCGATTATCAAAAGCTGGTCGCCCTCGTGCATCAGCGAACCGGCGCTGCGATGGACGAAATCGAACAAGCGATGGATAAAATCGTCGCCAACCACCAGGGGCTGCTGAATCGCATCAGCGCCACCACCCAGCAGGTCGGCCAGCAAGTGGGTGCGCAGGCCCAGCGCGTCGGCCATCAGGTGGCGGAGATTGCCACGCATCAGGTCGGCGAGCCGATCGCCCAGGCGTACCAGCAGGTGCAGCGGGCGACTTCCGATGCTCCCGCCCGATCAGTGGCCCTGTCGTTTGGCGCCGGCTTTTTGGTTGGCGTGTGTGCGGTCGCCCTGTTCAGCGTGCAAAGCCCGCCGCCGCGTCATCATGCCTGGTGGGACATGCACCGCTAG
- a CDS encoding site-2 protease family protein codes for MCLSGFAFLILAATGFWGNPSSYWAMFQMVAGLGFVIFVHEMGHFLVAKACGVKCEKFYIGFDFFDIKIGNRVIIPRSLLKYQWGETEYGIGIIPLGGYVKMLGQDDDPRKYEEEMARSRKTDGTETKVVAGTETEKAAHPHHESVTDVDMEPTPLPGDGDESFELDPRSYQAKNVPQRMAIISAGVIMNVIFAVIFATIAYSLGVSHVPTEIGRLAPGGAAYAAGVPVGGRIVQLAKGSSKNEHLRFRHDLSQAVMMAGVKRDLEVLVKTRDGKEEWYAVRPQDTTMETAAGPQKVPTIGVGPADTTEISPVTTLAKQFAAAQVENGFQAGDVVTAVAAPEGEKVVIGDMASGGPYVLDGFLSQHANVPITFTIERTPQTEDGAPVKNAAAQTVTVTVPAQHMQRLGLVMKAGPIESVRRGSTGDKGGLKPGDELLQVDGAPLGDPLTLPDRLQGKYGQPVEVVVQRKDDKGATHEETLQVEVHPPEFINTMWSTGSPFVVQELGVTFPMLREVTAVMPDSPAAVAGLQAGDLVDWVSFKVEGDVDADMKNLIPVDRTIDLTGKAHNWMEVQSWLQFAVPQNKIQLAFSRGKEKQQTVTLKTYPAPEQFNPDRGLHFMTLQEIHKAPLGEAIGFGFRETKENLVRVATFLQRLATGEISPMNLGGPGMIAMAATSEAKQGTANFLLFLTFLSANLAIVNFLPIPVLDGGHMMFLTYEAIFRRPVSEKWFVALSLAGLAFVLSLMLFVVSLDIFRFAQMFS; via the coding sequence ATGTGCCTAAGCGGATTCGCTTTCCTGATCCTTGCCGCGACTGGCTTTTGGGGGAACCCCAGCAGCTACTGGGCCATGTTCCAGATGGTCGCCGGCCTGGGATTCGTGATTTTCGTCCACGAAATGGGCCACTTTCTGGTGGCCAAAGCGTGCGGCGTGAAGTGCGAAAAATTCTATATCGGCTTTGACTTTTTCGATATCAAAATCGGGAACCGGGTCATCATTCCCCGCTCGCTGCTCAAGTACCAGTGGGGCGAAACAGAGTACGGCATTGGCATTATCCCCCTGGGCGGATACGTCAAAATGCTCGGCCAGGACGACGACCCCCGCAAGTACGAAGAAGAAATGGCCCGCAGCCGGAAAACGGACGGGACCGAAACCAAAGTAGTCGCGGGGACCGAAACCGAAAAAGCGGCCCATCCACACCATGAGTCCGTCACCGACGTCGACATGGAGCCGACCCCCTTGCCGGGCGACGGCGACGAAAGCTTTGAGCTGGACCCCCGCAGCTACCAGGCGAAGAACGTGCCGCAGCGGATGGCCATCATCTCGGCCGGCGTGATCATGAATGTGATTTTCGCCGTCATCTTCGCCACCATCGCCTACAGCCTGGGTGTGTCGCACGTCCCGACCGAAATCGGCCGTCTGGCCCCGGGCGGAGCCGCTTACGCCGCAGGCGTTCCCGTCGGCGGCCGCATCGTCCAACTGGCAAAAGGCAGCTCCAAAAACGAACACTTGCGATTCCGCCACGACCTGAGCCAGGCCGTGATGATGGCGGGCGTCAAACGCGATCTTGAGGTTCTGGTCAAAACACGCGACGGCAAAGAAGAATGGTACGCCGTGCGTCCCCAGGACACGACCATGGAGACGGCCGCCGGCCCCCAGAAGGTTCCCACCATCGGCGTCGGCCCTGCCGACACGACGGAAATCAGTCCGGTCACCACCCTGGCAAAACAGTTCGCCGCCGCCCAGGTAGAGAACGGCTTCCAGGCCGGCGATGTGGTCACCGCGGTCGCCGCCCCCGAGGGAGAAAAGGTCGTCATCGGCGATATGGCATCGGGCGGTCCCTACGTGCTGGACGGTTTCCTGTCGCAGCACGCCAATGTGCCGATCACTTTTACGATCGAACGCACGCCGCAGACCGAGGACGGCGCTCCCGTCAAAAACGCCGCCGCCCAGACCGTCACGGTTACGGTCCCGGCCCAGCACATGCAGCGGCTGGGTCTGGTGATGAAGGCCGGTCCGATCGAATCCGTGCGACGCGGCTCCACCGGCGACAAAGGCGGCCTCAAGCCGGGCGACGAACTGCTGCAGGTCGACGGCGCCCCGCTGGGCGATCCCTTGACCCTGCCTGACCGGCTCCAGGGAAAATACGGTCAGCCCGTCGAAGTGGTCGTGCAGCGGAAAGACGACAAAGGCGCCACGCACGAAGAAACCCTGCAGGTCGAAGTGCATCCGCCTGAGTTTATCAACACCATGTGGTCCACCGGATCTCCTTTTGTGGTCCAGGAACTGGGCGTCACCTTTCCCATGCTCCGAGAAGTCACGGCCGTGATGCCTGACTCGCCCGCGGCCGTAGCCGGCCTGCAGGCGGGCGATCTGGTCGACTGGGTCTCCTTCAAAGTCGAAGGCGATGTCGACGCCGACATGAAGAACCTCATCCCGGTCGATCGCACCATTGATCTGACCGGCAAGGCCCACAACTGGATGGAAGTTCAAAGCTGGCTGCAGTTCGCGGTCCCGCAGAACAAGATTCAGCTGGCCTTCAGCCGCGGCAAAGAAAAACAGCAGACCGTCACCCTGAAAACTTACCCGGCGCCGGAACAGTTCAACCCGGACCGCGGGCTGCACTTCATGACGCTGCAGGAAATCCACAAAGCGCCCCTGGGCGAAGCCATCGGATTCGGCTTCCGCGAAACCAAAGAAAACCTGGTCCGGGTGGCGACCTTCCTGCAGCGATTGGCGACCGGCGAGATTTCGCCGATGAACCTGGGCGGACCTGGCATGATCGCCATGGCGGCCACCAGCGAAGCCAAACAGGGCACGGCCAACTTTTTGCTGTTCCTGACCTTTTTGAGCGCCAATCTGGCAATCGTCAACTTCCTGCCGATTCCCGTGCTCGACGGCGGCCACATGATGTTCCTCACTTATGAGGCCATCTTCCGTCGCCCTGTCAGCGAGAAATGGTTTGTCGCGCTGTCGCTGGCCGGTCTGGCCTTTGTGCTGAGCCTGATGCTGTTCGTGGTGTCCCTCGACATCTTCCGCTTCGCCCAGATGTTCAGCTAA
- a CDS encoding IS91 family transposase: MLTVADVLRRHGPAYLERHATTMPVEQKRVLRCIMACRTGELGTVHYACRQCGQAHVMGRSCGNRHCPSCQSEKGGVWCERQLARLLPCHYFLLTFTVPQAFREFARRHPRAAYAAMFRASSDALKTLAADPKRLGVTTLGFFGALHTWGRDLNYHPHLHYVVPGGGLDAEGQWRQTPTNFFLPCQPLSLLYRGKLRAALDAEGLLDEVDDSVWSESWVVDCQAVGDGAAAVKYLAPYVFRVALSDKRIVACDEQSVTFRYRRSGSQRWRTMRLDADEFVRRFLQHVLPRGLQKVRHYGFLSPRAGQSIESLKWLVAAALGLLFWLAWTETIIAPPTPDFACSECGGPLMRIRFEPPPPPRPIPTSQPP; the protein is encoded by the coding sequence ATGCTGACGGTCGCCGATGTTCTTCGTCGGCACGGTCCCGCCTACCTGGAACGCCACGCGACGACGATGCCTGTCGAACAGAAACGCGTGCTGCGCTGCATCATGGCTTGCCGCACCGGCGAGTTGGGGACCGTGCATTACGCCTGCCGCCAGTGCGGGCAGGCGCATGTGATGGGTCGCTCGTGCGGCAACCGCCATTGCCCCAGCTGTCAAAGCGAGAAAGGCGGCGTCTGGTGCGAACGACAGCTCGCCAGGCTGCTGCCGTGCCATTACTTCTTGTTGACGTTCACGGTTCCCCAGGCGTTCCGCGAGTTCGCTCGGCGACACCCGCGCGCCGCGTACGCCGCCATGTTCCGCGCTTCGAGTGACGCCCTCAAGACGTTGGCCGCCGACCCGAAACGGTTAGGCGTCACGACGCTGGGCTTCTTCGGAGCGTTGCACACCTGGGGCCGCGACTTGAACTATCATCCGCACCTGCATTACGTCGTTCCCGGCGGAGGGCTGGACGCGGAAGGCCAATGGCGGCAGACGCCGACCAACTTCTTTCTGCCGTGTCAACCTCTGTCACTCCTGTACCGCGGGAAGCTGCGTGCGGCGCTTGACGCAGAGGGCTTGCTGGACGAGGTCGACGACTCGGTCTGGAGCGAGTCCTGGGTGGTCGATTGCCAGGCGGTCGGCGACGGCGCGGCGGCGGTCAAGTATCTGGCGCCGTACGTGTTTCGCGTCGCCCTGTCCGACAAGCGGATCGTGGCCTGCGACGAACAATCGGTGACGTTCCGCTATCGCCGCAGCGGTTCGCAGCGATGGCGCACGATGCGGCTGGACGCAGACGAGTTCGTGCGGCGATTTCTGCAGCACGTCCTGCCGCGAGGGCTGCAAAAGGTTCGTCATTATGGGTTCCTCAGTCCTCGCGCGGGGCAATCGATCGAATCGCTGAAGTGGCTGGTGGCGGCCGCCTTGGGCTTGCTGTTCTGGCTGGCCTGGACGGAAACGATCATCGCGCCGCCGACGCCCGACTTCGCCTGCAGCGAGTGCGGCGGGCCTTTGATGCGTATCCGTTTCGAGCCGCCTCCGCCGCCGAGGCCCATCCCCACTTCTCAACCGCCCTAG